The following proteins are encoded in a genomic region of Protaetiibacter sp. SSC-01:
- a CDS encoding sensor histidine kinase yields MTRTTTPLEASARLTRGVMATWWYTLAAVLAFELLMVFVWAAAAIDRGPLTAAAVGVAGLVWCASTVPLLVAYRHRTDQLPGEGRARVLVCLGVALLAGAAGGWLSGSWLVTAATVLQSVVLLNWPPGLRLRVVIGVVAVLLVVWLVVEDPVATDGWLPGLYATLLPVVTVSSLWWWDVLITLDRARATEARYAASQERLRVATDVHDLQGHHLQVIALQLELADRLRDSDPEASAEHLRAARASVDAARQGTRDLATRFRSVPLRDELANAVDLLRAAGATAQVSIGADADEAPADVLGPVIRETTTNVLRHGGGRWARLSLDRSGAQWRYEIANDVGAAVPGDGSGSGLDGIRRRAEQAGGSLAVERADDAFTVVVTVPAGAA; encoded by the coding sequence GTGACCCGAACCACAACGCCGCTCGAGGCGTCGGCGCGACTCACTCGCGGGGTGATGGCGACGTGGTGGTACACGCTCGCTGCCGTGCTCGCGTTCGAGCTCCTCATGGTCTTCGTCTGGGCCGCGGCCGCGATAGATCGCGGGCCGCTCACGGCGGCCGCGGTCGGCGTCGCGGGTCTCGTCTGGTGTGCGAGCACCGTCCCGCTGCTCGTCGCGTACCGCCACCGCACCGACCAGCTCCCGGGCGAGGGCCGCGCGCGCGTGCTGGTGTGCCTCGGGGTCGCCCTTCTCGCCGGCGCTGCGGGAGGGTGGCTGAGCGGGTCGTGGCTCGTCACGGCGGCCACCGTCCTCCAGTCGGTCGTGCTCCTGAACTGGCCGCCCGGCCTCCGGCTGCGCGTCGTGATCGGGGTCGTCGCCGTGCTCCTCGTCGTCTGGCTCGTCGTCGAGGACCCGGTCGCCACCGACGGCTGGCTGCCCGGCCTGTATGCGACCCTCCTCCCCGTCGTGACGGTGTCGTCGCTGTGGTGGTGGGATGTGCTGATCACGCTCGATCGCGCCCGTGCCACGGAGGCGCGCTATGCCGCGAGTCAGGAGCGCTTGCGCGTGGCGACGGACGTGCACGACCTGCAGGGGCACCACCTGCAGGTGATCGCCCTCCAGCTCGAGCTCGCCGACAGGCTGCGCGACTCGGATCCCGAGGCATCGGCGGAGCATCTGCGGGCCGCTCGCGCGAGCGTCGATGCCGCACGTCAGGGCACGCGCGACCTCGCGACCCGGTTCCGTTCGGTGCCGCTGCGCGACGAGCTCGCGAACGCGGTCGATCTGCTGCGCGCGGCCGGCGCCACGGCTCAGGTCTCGATCGGCGCGGATGCGGACGAGGCGCCCGCGGACGTCCTCGGCCCCGTCATCCGCGAGACCACGACGAACGTGCTGCGCCACGGTGGCGGTCGGTGGGCGCGCTTGAGCCTCGACCGCTCGGGCGCGCAGTGGCGCTACGAGATCGCGAACGACGTGGGCGCCGCGGTGCCGGGTGACGGCAGCGGATCCGGGCTCGACGGCATCCGCCGCCGTGCCGAGCAGGCGGGGGGTTCGCTCGCGGTCGAACGCGCGGACGACGCGTTCACGGTGGTCGTGACGGTGCCGGCGGGTGCCGCATGA
- a CDS encoding response regulator transcription factor — protein sequence MIRVLLADDEGMIRSALAALLRLEPDIDVVAECATGEEALERATELVPDVCVLDVEMPGLDGVEVARRLQRMIATRCLVITRHAGPGVLRRALASGVAGFLPKSRGADEVAEVIRRIAAGGRYVDPEIAADALSDERCPLTDRELDVLRAGRRGETTRQIAKTLSLAPGTVRNHVSVILGKLSVETRQQAVRLAEERGWI from the coding sequence ATGATCCGGGTGCTGCTCGCCGACGACGAGGGCATGATCCGCTCCGCGCTCGCCGCACTCCTCCGGCTCGAGCCCGACATCGACGTCGTCGCGGAGTGCGCGACGGGCGAGGAGGCGCTCGAGCGCGCCACGGAGCTCGTGCCGGATGTGTGCGTGCTCGACGTCGAGATGCCCGGGCTCGACGGCGTCGAGGTCGCGAGGCGCCTGCAGAGGATGATCGCGACGCGGTGCCTCGTGATCACGCGGCACGCGGGCCCGGGGGTGCTGCGGCGCGCGCTCGCATCCGGGGTCGCGGGTTTCCTGCCGAAGTCGCGCGGCGCCGACGAGGTCGCGGAGGTCATCAGACGCATCGCCGCGGGCGGCCGCTACGTCGACCCGGAGATCGCCGCCGACGCGCTGAGCGACGAGCGCTGCCCGCTCACGGATCGGGAGCTCGATGTGCTCCGCGCCGGTCGGCGCGGCGAGACGACACGGCAGATCGCGAAGACCCTCTCGCTCGCGCCGGGCACGGTGCGCAACCACGTCTCCGTGATCCTCGGGAAGCTCTCGGTCGAGACGCGGCAGCAGGCCGTGCGCCTCGCGGAGGAGCGCGGCTGGATCTGA
- a CDS encoding DUF222 domain-containing protein, translated as MPDLAPLLTAIGEISASLTPDAARAWADPDLLATQRSLADARRRLDAAAAVVAGEIAHRSRRELGHSGLAATFGQRTAEGLISKLTGTSTRDARTLVKAAELLPGAGGEADGGAGAGAGGGATGSDGPSVADSDGTAGPDDADARGTAATPPPLRRPLWLQTLGAAVAAAALSVEQVDVIRTRLGAVTGAAELEAAARSGAYRPALLGGGSGAGVASVSDLRASAQPSLPGAGSARADKSPTAFTDANAASTPSTSNPADANTDQARFATLDRALTAAAERLIVLAAAVTVEQLAVRASAERDDLDLAGVAARERELRLKRYLRVTKLVDGMTRIHGLLDPESAAIVVPVLDAATSPRRGGPRFVDPDAALRADDIVRDERTTDQLTLDTLVDLVRIGTRVDDGTLLGDRKPTVRILVTKADLEAPVAAPDGCGCDSNSAVGRSGACPSGCGQRPGAAYFEGQNEPVSIATAERYICASGAVPILFDGDGRVLNLGREQRLFSEKQRLAIAARDGGCLMCDRPPSWCEVELPGFDGHRDSGCSVAGRCSCGAGVFAGVQGSGRRVVSAWPDVQGSGAGVRAVGDDSVELGAGGGQEGGRVVA; from the coding sequence ATGCCCGATCTCGCCCCGCTTCTCACCGCCATCGGTGAGATCTCCGCGTCGCTGACGCCGGATGCGGCGCGCGCCTGGGCAGATCCCGACCTGCTCGCGACGCAGCGCTCTCTCGCGGATGCGCGGCGTCGCCTCGACGCGGCCGCCGCGGTCGTCGCGGGCGAGATCGCGCACAGGTCCCGACGCGAACTCGGCCACTCCGGTCTCGCCGCGACCTTCGGGCAGCGCACCGCCGAGGGCCTCATCTCGAAGCTCACGGGCACCTCGACCCGCGACGCCCGCACCCTCGTCAAAGCGGCGGAACTGCTGCCGGGCGCGGGTGGCGAGGCGGATGGCGGCGCGGGCGCCGGCGCGGGCGGCGGCGCTACCGGTTCAGACGGGCCGAGCGTCGCGGACAGCGACGGCACCGCTGGCCCTGACGACGCTGACGCACGCGGGACCGCGGCGACTCCCCCGCCTCTTCGGCGGCCGCTCTGGTTGCAGACGCTCGGCGCGGCCGTGGCGGCGGCGGCGCTGTCGGTCGAGCAGGTCGACGTGATCCGCACACGGCTCGGCGCCGTCACCGGTGCGGCCGAGCTCGAGGCTGCGGCGCGCTCGGGCGCGTACCGGCCTGCGCTGCTCGGTGGCGGGTCGGGCGCAGGAGTCGCGTCGGTGAGCGATCTGCGAGCTTCTGCCCAGCCGAGCCTCCCCGGCGCGGGATCCGCGCGGGCCGACAAGAGCCCGACGGCGTTTACCGACGCGAACGCAGCGAGCACCCCCAGCACGTCGAACCCGGCCGACGCGAACACGGATCAGGCGCGCTTCGCGACGCTCGATCGCGCACTCACCGCCGCCGCCGAGCGCCTCATCGTGCTGGCGGCGGCCGTCACCGTCGAGCAGCTCGCCGTCCGCGCCTCCGCAGAACGCGACGACCTCGACCTCGCGGGCGTCGCGGCGCGCGAGCGCGAGCTGCGACTGAAGCGGTACCTGCGCGTCACGAAGCTCGTCGACGGGATGACCCGCATCCACGGGCTGCTCGACCCGGAGTCGGCGGCGATCGTCGTGCCCGTGCTCGACGCCGCCACCTCGCCGCGGCGCGGCGGCCCGCGGTTCGTCGACCCGGATGCCGCCCTGCGCGCCGACGACATCGTGCGCGATGAGCGCACGACCGACCAGCTGACGCTCGACACCCTCGTCGACCTCGTGCGCATCGGCACGCGCGTCGACGACGGCACGCTCCTCGGCGACCGCAAGCCCACCGTGCGCATCCTCGTCACGAAGGCCGACCTCGAGGCGCCGGTCGCCGCCCCGGACGGATGCGGCTGCGACAGCAACAGTGCCGTCGGTCGCAGCGGCGCGTGTCCCAGCGGCTGCGGCCAGCGACCCGGAGCCGCGTACTTCGAGGGTCAGAACGAGCCCGTGTCGATCGCCACCGCCGAGCGCTACATCTGCGCCTCGGGCGCGGTGCCGATCCTGTTCGACGGCGACGGGCGGGTGCTCAACCTCGGACGCGAGCAGCGGCTCTTCTCCGAGAAGCAACGGCTGGCGATCGCGGCGCGCGATGGCGGATGCCTCATGTGCGACCGGCCGCCGTCCTGGTGCGAAGTGGAGTTGCCCGGGTTTGACGGACATCGAGACAGCGGCTGTTCGGTCGCGGGAAGGTGTTCTTGTGGCGCGGGAGTTTTCGCAGGAGTTCAAGGATCAGGTCGTCGAGTTGTATCGGCGTGGCCGGACGTTCAAGGATCTGGCGCGGGAGTTCGAGCTGTCGGCGACGACAGTGTCGAACTGGGTGCGGGTGGCGGACAAGAAGGCGGCCGGGTCGTTGCCTGA
- a CDS encoding IS3 family transposase, protein MAAEKARTPTRRISMLCRVLGVSRSGYYDWVGRGPSRRALQDAAVLERIEAIHAEFAYYGAPRVHRELLAQGVRIGRHRVARLLRENGLHARRGRVGSRRRSVPTSRRIDIIDAVKQQFSVAAANRLWFTDLTMIRTGEGWLHAAVVLDAFNREVIAWATDGHETPRTAITALTEAIKIRHPKPGCVIHSDRGYQFTSNDWNDLAAQHAMVVSIGERKDPHDNAVMESWFASFKNEDLYPIGQPATRAEARARLFAYIWAYNTRRLHSSLGYVAPIRYN, encoded by the coding sequence ATCGCGGCGGAGAAGGCCAGAACCCCGACCAGGCGGATCTCGATGCTGTGCCGTGTGCTGGGTGTGTCGCGGTCGGGCTACTACGACTGGGTCGGCCGCGGCCCGTCCCGCCGTGCCCTCCAGGATGCTGCGGTGCTGGAGCGGATAGAGGCGATCCATGCCGAGTTCGCCTATTACGGAGCGCCACGGGTGCACCGCGAGTTGCTTGCTCAAGGGGTTCGGATCGGTCGGCATCGGGTCGCGCGGCTGCTGCGAGAAAACGGATTGCATGCCCGCCGAGGTCGAGTCGGAAGCCGGCGACGTTCGGTGCCAACCTCACGCCGCATCGACATCATCGACGCGGTCAAGCAGCAGTTCTCGGTCGCGGCAGCGAACCGACTGTGGTTCACGGACTTGACGATGATCCGCACCGGCGAAGGTTGGCTGCACGCCGCCGTCGTGCTGGACGCCTTCAACCGCGAGGTGATCGCCTGGGCCACCGATGGGCACGAAACCCCGCGGACAGCGATCACGGCGCTGACAGAAGCAATCAAGATCCGACACCCGAAACCCGGATGCGTGATCCACTCCGATCGCGGCTACCAGTTCACCTCCAACGACTGGAACGACCTCGCAGCCCAACACGCAATGGTCGTCTCGATCGGTGAACGGAAGGACCCGCACGACAACGCCGTGATGGAATCCTGGTTCGCCTCGTTCAAGAACGAGGATCTCTACCCGATCGGGCAACCCGCGACACGAGCCGAGGCACGAGCCCGCCTCTTCGCCTACATCTGGGCCTACAACACCCGGCGACTGCACTCCAGCCTCGGCTACGTCGCCCCCATCCGCTACAACTGA
- a CDS encoding acyl-CoA dehydrogenase family protein — MSGLIERVAPIVDEVGARRRGGLAERFTPVFDEVGADAVARERERRLPFAEVERLREAGFTRVTLPREFGGDGADQRELFELLAELARRDPNLAQLFRSHFSFIDRTRHALDSPTRTRRLRLLADGAIHGNATFEKGPAKVGSYATRLTPAGDGLRLDGRKFYSTGTLFADLVSVLADRDGEAVSVLVRTDAEGLERVDDWDGFGQRMTGSGTTVFEGVRVDELDVVERDEAPGHGGAFVQLVLLATVAGIGRAVVDDAVRYVRARTRGYSHATAATPREDPIVQEVVGELSAASFAADAALAVAVDALQAASDAALTGAPAAERAELVATADLAATRAQLVVLPNVLRAATELFEVGGASAVGSSLALDRHWRNARTVASHNPARYKARIVGDHLVNDTPVVSWWTNGETS; from the coding sequence ATGAGCGGGCTGATCGAGCGCGTCGCCCCGATCGTGGACGAGGTGGGAGCGCGCCGGAGGGGCGGGCTCGCCGAGCGCTTCACGCCCGTCTTCGACGAGGTCGGAGCGGATGCGGTGGCCCGCGAGCGGGAGCGTCGCCTGCCGTTCGCGGAGGTCGAGCGGCTGCGGGAGGCGGGCTTCACGCGCGTGACGCTGCCGCGCGAGTTCGGGGGAGACGGCGCCGACCAGCGCGAGCTCTTCGAGCTGCTCGCCGAGCTCGCCCGCCGCGACCCGAACCTCGCGCAGCTGTTCCGTTCGCACTTCTCCTTCATCGACCGCACGCGGCACGCGCTCGACTCGCCCACCCGCACGCGGCGGCTGCGGCTGCTCGCCGACGGCGCCATCCACGGCAACGCGACGTTCGAGAAGGGGCCCGCGAAGGTCGGGTCGTACGCGACCCGGCTCACGCCCGCGGGCGACGGCCTGCGGCTCGACGGCCGCAAGTTCTACAGCACGGGCACGCTGTTCGCCGACCTCGTGTCGGTGCTCGCCGACCGCGACGGCGAGGCCGTGAGCGTGCTCGTGCGCACGGATGCCGAGGGGCTCGAGCGCGTGGACGACTGGGACGGCTTCGGGCAGCGGATGACGGGCTCGGGCACGACCGTGTTCGAGGGGGTGCGCGTCGACGAGCTCGACGTCGTCGAGCGCGACGAGGCCCCGGGTCACGGCGGCGCGTTCGTGCAGCTCGTGCTGCTCGCGACCGTCGCGGGCATCGGCCGGGCGGTCGTCGACGACGCCGTGCGCTACGTGCGCGCCCGCACCCGCGGCTACTCGCACGCGACCGCCGCGACCCCGCGCGAGGACCCGATCGTGCAGGAGGTGGTCGGCGAGCTGTCGGCGGCCTCGTTCGCGGCGGATGCGGCGCTCGCCGTGGCCGTCGACGCCCTGCAGGCCGCGAGCGACGCCGCGCTCACGGGGGCGCCGGCCGCCGAGCGAGCAGAGCTCGTGGCGACCGCCGACCTCGCGGCGACGCGCGCGCAGCTCGTCGTGCTGCCGAACGTGCTGCGGGCCGCGACCGAGCTGTTCGAGGTGGGCGGCGCATCCGCTGTCGGCTCCTCGCTCGCCCTCGACCGCCACTGGCGCAACGCCCGCACCGTGGCATCCCACAACCCCGCGCGCTACAAGGCGCGCATCGTCGGCGACCACCTCGTGAACGACACCCCCGTCGTGTCGTGGTGGACCAACGGCGAGACGAGCTGA
- a CDS encoding winged helix-turn-helix domain-containing protein, with product MAAPRGLGLRGFGIYVGLDEQAADAAGVDVGALVGDVQRAITGIPGASTFASVVLAPADDPEPSLDVVRTALGEPSLHHAPARRVSRDEGVVVDLARHRVTVDGHVVALSFREHALLTFLVQHQGEVHDRQRLLGALLSETDGEQINERTIDVYLQRLRRRLHPYGDVVRTVRGRGYRLDPHPDVTVVPAG from the coding sequence GTGGCAGCGCCGCGCGGTCTCGGCCTGCGCGGGTTCGGCATCTACGTCGGCCTCGACGAGCAGGCGGCGGATGCGGCGGGCGTCGACGTGGGAGCGCTCGTCGGCGACGTGCAGCGCGCCATCACCGGCATTCCCGGGGCCTCGACCTTCGCATCCGTTGTGCTGGCCCCCGCAGACGACCCGGAGCCGTCGCTCGACGTCGTGCGCACCGCCCTCGGCGAGCCCTCGCTGCACCACGCCCCCGCGCGGCGGGTGTCGCGCGACGAGGGTGTCGTCGTCGACCTCGCGCGACACCGCGTCACGGTCGACGGGCACGTCGTCGCGCTGAGCTTCCGCGAGCACGCCCTGCTGACCTTCCTCGTGCAGCACCAGGGCGAGGTGCACGACCGCCAGCGGCTGCTCGGCGCGCTCCTCAGCGAGACGGACGGCGAGCAGATCAACGAGCGCACGATCGACGTCTACCTGCAGCGGCTGCGCCGGCGGCTGCACCCGTACGGCGACGTCGTGCGCACGGTGCGGGGGCGCGGCTACCGGCTCGACCCGCATCCGGATGTGACGGTCGTCCCGGCGGGATGA
- a CDS encoding transposase, with amino-acid sequence MYRRGRTFKDLAREFELSATTVSNWVRVADKKAAGSLPDRPVESDKAKIARLERELGERTEELEVLGKALAFFARRHR; translated from the coding sequence TTGTATCGGCGTGGCCGGACGTTCAAGGATCTGGCGCGGGAGTTCGAGCTGTCGGCGACGACAGTGTCGAACTGGGTGCGGGTGGCGGACAAGAAGGCGGCCGGGTCGTTGCCTGATCGGCCGGTCGAGTCAGACAAGGCGAAGATCGCCCGGCTGGAGCGGGAACTCGGGGAACGGACCGAAGAGCTGGAGGTCCTGGGAAAAGCGTTGGCCTTCTTCGCGAGGCGTCACCGGTAG
- a CDS encoding aldo/keto reductase, translating to MTAFSGLEVGEQGFGGMALAEVYGPTDDDAALATLHHAVDAGIRLIDTADVYGRGSNERLVGRLLRERRDEVVLATKFGFVHDPAPDGPRFRGDPAYVREAVTASLGRLGVDRIDLYYYHRVDPRVPIEETVGALAELVREGVVDRIGLSEVTADELERAHAVHPITAVQSEWSVWSRDVEARVVPTAARLGVGFVAYSPLGRGFLAAPVAELAEGDLRRNFPRFDPKRLAANARIGEAVRELAAAEGVTPAQLALAWLAERGRALGIPVVPIPSTRRPERVDENLAAVGVRLSADTLAALEPLAGLVEGDRARHVDDISQGRERRAGVAG from the coding sequence ATGACCGCGTTCTCGGGACTCGAGGTCGGCGAGCAGGGCTTCGGCGGCATGGCGCTCGCCGAGGTCTACGGGCCGACCGACGACGATGCCGCCCTCGCGACCCTGCACCACGCGGTCGACGCGGGCATCCGGCTCATCGACACGGCCGACGTCTACGGCCGCGGCTCCAACGAGCGGCTCGTGGGGCGGCTGCTGCGCGAGCGGCGCGACGAGGTCGTGCTCGCGACGAAGTTCGGGTTCGTGCACGACCCCGCGCCCGACGGCCCGCGCTTCCGCGGCGACCCCGCCTATGTGCGCGAGGCGGTGACCGCGAGCCTCGGGCGGCTCGGCGTCGACCGCATCGACCTGTACTACTACCACCGCGTCGACCCGCGGGTGCCGATCGAGGAGACCGTCGGCGCGCTCGCCGAGCTCGTGCGCGAGGGGGTCGTCGACCGCATCGGGCTCTCCGAGGTGACCGCCGACGAGCTCGAGCGCGCGCACGCGGTGCACCCGATCACGGCCGTGCAGTCGGAGTGGTCGGTCTGGAGCCGCGACGTCGAGGCGCGGGTCGTGCCCACGGCGGCGCGGCTCGGCGTCGGGTTCGTCGCCTACTCGCCGCTCGGGCGCGGGTTCCTCGCGGCGCCCGTCGCCGAGCTCGCCGAGGGCGACCTGCGGCGCAACTTCCCGCGGTTCGACCCCAAGAGGCTCGCCGCCAACGCGCGCATCGGCGAGGCGGTGCGTGAGCTCGCCGCCGCCGAGGGCGTCACGCCCGCGCAGCTCGCCCTCGCGTGGCTCGCCGAGCGCGGGCGAGCCCTCGGCATCCCCGTCGTGCCGATCCCCAGCACCCGGCGTCCCGAGCGCGTCGATGAGAACCTCGCGGCCGTCGGCGTCCGGCTGAGCGCGGACACGCTCGCGGCGCTCGAGCCGCTCGCGGGCCTCGTCGAGGGTGACCGCGCGCGGCACGTCGACGACATCTCACAGGGGCGCGAGCGCCGAGCGGGGGTCGCCGGATGA
- a CDS encoding NtaA/DmoA family FMN-dependent monooxygenase (This protein belongs to a clade of FMN-dependent monooxygenases, within a broader family of flavin-dependent oxidoreductases, the luciferase-like monooxygenase (LMM) family, some of whose members use coenzyme F420 rather than FMN.) — protein sequence MTEKKKLIVNLFEMNTVSHITHGLWTLPGNNRHRFEEIEYWIELAQLLEDGGFHGVFLADVVGAYDTFRGGPETAIREGLQIPSNDPLLVIPAMAAVTKHLGFGVTFSTSYEPPFSFARRMSTLDHLTRGRVGWNIVTSYLPNAARNFGLEDEIPHDRRYEIADEFLDVVYKLWEGSWDDDAVVADREGGVYADPAKVRYVDHVGENFRVAGPHLASPSRQRTPVLYQATGSPAGIEFAGRHAELVFTGGRSAEDFRQNAQRMRDAAGRHGRDGGALKFIVQAGVVVARTEEEAADRWRLYQERTSVAGILAHSGFPIDLPALPRELTIGEALTQAGLPASAVPYLDPGATVGVVLESLRTQREGRYFVAGTPSVVVDEIERWLDEDGVDGINLRQYHSFDTARDFAELVVPELRRRGRLDERPDAPLTLRETLFGAGPRLPESHPAARYRGGANLDVPLAPLRFG from the coding sequence GTGACCGAGAAGAAGAAGCTCATCGTGAACCTGTTCGAGATGAACACGGTGAGTCACATCACGCACGGGCTGTGGACGCTGCCCGGCAACAACCGGCACCGCTTCGAGGAGATCGAGTACTGGATCGAGCTCGCGCAGCTGCTCGAGGACGGCGGGTTCCACGGGGTGTTCCTCGCGGATGTCGTGGGGGCGTACGACACCTTCCGCGGCGGACCCGAGACGGCGATCCGGGAGGGGCTGCAGATCCCGTCGAACGACCCGCTGCTCGTGATCCCGGCGATGGCGGCCGTCACGAAGCATTTGGGGTTCGGGGTGACGTTCTCGACGAGCTACGAGCCGCCGTTCTCGTTCGCGCGCCGCATGTCGACGCTCGACCACTTGACGCGCGGGCGGGTGGGCTGGAACATCGTCACCTCGTACCTGCCGAACGCGGCCCGCAACTTCGGGCTCGAGGACGAGATCCCGCACGACCGCCGCTACGAAATCGCCGACGAGTTCCTCGACGTCGTCTACAAGCTGTGGGAGGGGTCGTGGGATGACGACGCGGTCGTGGCCGACCGGGAGGGCGGCGTCTACGCGGACCCGGCGAAGGTGCGCTACGTCGATCATGTGGGTGAGAACTTCCGTGTCGCGGGGCCGCACCTCGCGTCGCCGTCGCGGCAGCGCACCCCCGTGCTGTATCAGGCGACCGGCTCGCCCGCGGGCATCGAGTTCGCGGGGCGCCATGCGGAGCTCGTGTTCACGGGCGGTCGTTCGGCGGAGGACTTCCGGCAGAACGCGCAGCGGATGCGCGACGCGGCCGGGCGCCACGGTCGCGACGGCGGGGCCCTGAAGTTCATCGTGCAGGCGGGGGTCGTGGTCGCTCGCACCGAGGAGGAGGCCGCGGACCGGTGGCGGCTGTACCAGGAGCGCACGAGCGTGGCCGGCATCCTCGCGCACTCGGGTTTTCCGATCGACCTGCCGGCGCTGCCCCGGGAGTTGACGATCGGTGAGGCGCTCACGCAGGCGGGGCTGCCCGCGTCGGCGGTGCCGTACCTCGACCCCGGCGCGACGGTCGGTGTCGTGCTCGAGTCGCTGCGCACGCAGCGCGAGGGGCGGTACTTCGTGGCGGGCACGCCGTCGGTCGTGGTGGACGAGATCGAGCGCTGGCTCGACGAGGACGGGGTCGACGGCATCAACCTGCGCCAGTACCACTCGTTCGACACGGCGCGCGATTTCGCGGAGCTCGTGGTGCCGGAGCTCCGTCGTCGCGGTCGGCTGGACGAGCGTCCGGATGCGCCGCTCACCCTTCGCGAGACGCTCTTCGGTGCGGGGCCGCGTCTGCCCGAGTCGCATCCGGCGGCGCGGTACCGCGGTGGTGCGAACCTCGACGTGCCGCTCGCGCCGTTGCGGTTCGGCTGA
- a CDS encoding small multidrug efflux protein, whose product MNLIENFQDLMARLPELLQPLVVALAGAVPFIEGEGAAAIGIVGGIHPAIAMTAAAVGNFASVAVIVLLTSRARVAVVTRYRGRARARVAAGHPSQGGSVQLDEPRTPRQEKFARAFQRYGLPGVSLLGPLLLPTQFTATMLAGAGVNRTHILVWQAIAIVLWTTVIGAFVGGVLHFAN is encoded by the coding sequence ATGAACCTCATCGAGAACTTCCAGGACCTCATGGCGCGGCTTCCCGAGCTCCTCCAGCCCCTCGTCGTGGCGCTCGCGGGCGCCGTGCCCTTCATCGAGGGCGAGGGGGCCGCGGCCATCGGGATCGTCGGCGGCATCCATCCGGCGATCGCCATGACGGCTGCGGCGGTCGGGAACTTCGCGTCCGTCGCCGTGATCGTGCTGCTCACGTCGCGAGCCCGCGTCGCGGTCGTCACGCGCTACCGCGGCCGCGCTCGCGCTCGCGTCGCAGCCGGCCACCCCTCACAGGGTGGGTCGGTGCAACTCGACGAGCCCCGCACGCCGCGCCAGGAGAAGTTCGCGCGGGCGTTCCAGCGCTACGGGCTTCCCGGCGTCAGCCTCCTCGGGCCGCTGCTCCTGCCGACGCAGTTCACGGCGACGATGCTCGCGGGGGCGGGTGTGAACCGCACGCACATCCTCGTCTGGCAGGCGATCGCGATCGTGCTGTGGACCACGGTCATCGGCGCGTTCGTGGGCGGGGTGCTGCACTTCGCGAACTGA